A window of the Gossypium hirsutum isolate 1008001.06 chromosome A05, Gossypium_hirsutum_v2.1, whole genome shotgun sequence genome harbors these coding sequences:
- the LOC107959674 gene encoding agamous-like MADS-box protein MADS1 isoform X2: protein MEFPNLDPESSSQKKMGRGKIEIKRIENTTNRQVTFCKRRNGLLKKAYELSVLCDAEVALIVFSSRGRLYEYANNSVRATIERYKKACSDATTPGSVAEANIQFYQQEATKLRRQIRDVQNMNRHILGEALSSLTFKELKNLEGRLEKGICRIRSKKNELLFAEIGFMQKREVELQNDNMYLRAKIAENERAQQQSNQLIQAASSYNRNFLPVNLLEPSNNDYSNQDQTPLQLV from the exons ATGGAGTTCCCTAATCTAGACCCAGAAAGCTCTTCCCAGAAAAAAATGGGAAGAGGCAAAATCGAGATTAAGCGGATCGAGAACACCACTAATCGACAAGTTACCTTCTGCAAGCGCCGCAATGGACTGCTCAAAAAGGCCTATGAATTATCTGTTCTTTGTGATGCTGAGGTGGCTCTCATAGTCTTCTCCAGCCGTGGCCGTCTCTATGAATATGCTAACAACAG TGTGAGAGCAACAATTGAGAGATACAAGAAAGCATGCTCAGATGCAACAACTCCAGGGTCTGTGGCTGAAGCCAACATTCAG TTCTACCAGCAAGAAGCAACCAAACTCCGACGACAAATTCGTGATGTTCAGAACATGAACAG GCATATCCTTGGAGAGGCTCTGAGCTCATTGACCTTTAAGGAACTCAAGAACCTTGAAGGCAGGCTGGAGAAAGGCATTTGTAGAATCAGATCCAAAAAG AACGAATTACTGTTTGCAGAAATTGGATTCATGCAAAAGAGG GAAGTTGAACTGCAGAACGATAACATGTACCTGCGAGCAAAA ATAGCTGAAAATGAAAGAGCGCAACAACAATCAAACCAGCTGATACAAGCAGCCTCCTCCTACAATCGCAACTTTCTGCCAGTAAACCTGCTGGAACCCAGTAATAATGATTACTCCAACCAAGACCAAACTCCTCTTCAACTTGTATAA
- the LOC107959673 gene encoding probable galacturonosyltransferase 15 isoform X1, producing the protein MTSKQQDIKAFAFKTKAMLLGMEQKVQSAKKRELMYWYLASRGVPKSLHCLCLKLAEEYAVNAMARSCLPPPEHVSRLADTSFNHIVLLTDNVLAASVVISSTVENAANPEKLVFHIVTDKKTYSPMHAWFATNTLKSAVVEVKGLHQYDWSQEVNVGVKQMLEIHHLICSHYYNNLKENDLDYGGEHQNFLEALSPSCLSLMNHLRIYIPELFPELNKIVFLDDDVVVQHDISSLWTLDLNGKIVGAVVDSWCGENCCPGRKYKDYLNFSHPVIPSHLDQDSCAWLSGMNIFDLEAWRRSNITSSYHKWLKLSLNSGFTLWQPGVLPPSLLAFQGHVHPIDPLWQVAGLGYRSSSAGGQILEAAAVLHFNGPAKPWLEIGSPEVRSLWSRHVNFSNSFIQKCRVLH; encoded by the exons ATGACGTCAAAACAACAAGATATCAAGGCCTTTGCTTTCAAGACAAAGGCCATG CTTTTAGGTATGGAGCAGAAGGTCCAGTCAGCAAAGAAGCGTGAGTTAATGTACTGGTATTTAGCTTCAAGGGGTGTTCCAAAGAGCCTACATTGCCTCTGCCTGAAATTGGCAGAAGAGTATGCTGTAAATGCAATGGCCCGCTCTTGTTTACCTCCTCCGGAACATGTTTCTCGCCTTGCTGACACATCCTTCAACCATATTGTGCTTCTGACTGACAATGTCCTGGCCGCCTCTGTTGTGATATCCTCTACAGTTGAAAATGCAGCCAATCCTGAAAAACTGGTGTTTCACATAGTAACAGACAAGAAAACGTACTCCCCAATGCATGCCTGGTTTGCAACAAATACGCTGAAATCAGCAGTAGTGGAAGTTAAGGGATTACATCAATATGATTGGTCTCAGGAGGTGAATGTTGGAGTTAAGCAGATGTTGGAAATACATCACTTGATTTGTAGTCATTACTACAATAATCTGAAAGAAAACGACCTTGATTATGGAGGAGAGCATCAAAATTTTTTGGAGGCTTTAAGCCCTAGCTGCCTGTCCCTTATGAATCATCTTCGCATTTATATCCCTGAa CTGTTTCCGGAACTCAACAAGATAGTATTCTTGGACGATGATGTTGTAGTACAACATGACATATCATCTTTGTGGACATTGGATCTCAATGGGAAAATCGTTGGTGCCGTCGTTGACTCATGGTGTGGAGAAAACTGCTGTCCAGGAAGGAAATACAAGGACTACTTGAATTTTTCACACCCCGTAATTCCATCTCACCTCGACCAAGATAGTTGTGCATGGCTTTCTGGTATGAACATCTTCGATCTTGAAGCCTGGAGGAGGAGCAACATCACATCTTCTTATCATAAATGGTTGAAACTC AGTCTCAACTCGGGGTTCACACTATGGCAACCAGGAGTGCTTCCGCCAAGCTTACTTGCTTTCCAAGGGCACGTGCATCCTATTGACCCTTTATGGCAAGTGGCTGGTTTAGGGTATCGTTCCTCATCTGCTGGAGGACAGATATTAGAGGCTGCTGCTGTTTTGCATTTCAATGGCCCTGCCAAGCCATGGCTTGAGATCGGTTCTCCAGAAGTACGAAGCCTGTGGAGTAGACATGTAAATTTCTCGAACAGCTTTATCCAGAAATGTAGGGTTTTGCATTAG
- the LOC107959674 gene encoding agamous-like MADS-box protein MADS1 isoform X3, with product MEFPNLDPESSSQKKMGRGKIEIKRIENTTNRQVTFCKRRNGLLKKAYELSVLCDAEVALIVFSSRGRLYEYANNSVRATIERYKKACSDATTPGSVAEANIQFYQQEATKLRRQIRDVQNMNRHILGEALSSLTFKELKNLEGRLEKGICRIRSKKVFVLNELLFAEIGFMQKRIAENERAQQQSNQLIQAASSYNRNFLPVNLLEPSNNDYSNQDQTPLQLV from the exons ATGGAGTTCCCTAATCTAGACCCAGAAAGCTCTTCCCAGAAAAAAATGGGAAGAGGCAAAATCGAGATTAAGCGGATCGAGAACACCACTAATCGACAAGTTACCTTCTGCAAGCGCCGCAATGGACTGCTCAAAAAGGCCTATGAATTATCTGTTCTTTGTGATGCTGAGGTGGCTCTCATAGTCTTCTCCAGCCGTGGCCGTCTCTATGAATATGCTAACAACAG TGTGAGAGCAACAATTGAGAGATACAAGAAAGCATGCTCAGATGCAACAACTCCAGGGTCTGTGGCTGAAGCCAACATTCAG TTCTACCAGCAAGAAGCAACCAAACTCCGACGACAAATTCGTGATGTTCAGAACATGAACAG GCATATCCTTGGAGAGGCTCTGAGCTCATTGACCTTTAAGGAACTCAAGAACCTTGAAGGCAGGCTGGAGAAAGGCATTTGTAGAATCAGATCCAAAAAGGTTTTTGTTTTG AACGAATTACTGTTTGCAGAAATTGGATTCATGCAAAAGAGG ATAGCTGAAAATGAAAGAGCGCAACAACAATCAAACCAGCTGATACAAGCAGCCTCCTCCTACAATCGCAACTTTCTGCCAGTAAACCTGCTGGAACCCAGTAATAATGATTACTCCAACCAAGACCAAACTCCTCTTCAACTTGTATAA
- the LOC107959672 gene encoding trifunctional UDP-glucose 4,6-dehydratase/UDP-4-keto-6-deoxy-D-glucose 3,5-epimerase/UDP-4-keto-L-rhamnose-reductase RHM1-like yields MANKYTPKNILITGAAGFIASHVCNRLIRNYPDYKIVVLDKLDYCSSLKNLDPSRSSPNFKFIKGDIASADLVHFILQTEFIDTIMHFAAQTHVDNSFGNSFEFTKNNIYGTHVLLEACKVTGQIKRFIHVSTDEVYGETDEDAMVGNHEASQLLPTNPYSATKAGAEMLVMAYGRSYGLPVITTRGNNVYGTNQFPEKLIPKFILLAMNGKILPIHGDGSNVRSYLYCEDVAEAFEVILHRGEVGHVYNIGTKKERRVIDVARDICRLFNLDPESQIKFVENRPFNDQRYFLDDQKLKSLGWYERTTWEEGLKKTMEWYVSNPDWWGDVSGALLPHPRMLMLPGIERQFNAPDTSNSGLGSAPVTNKFNQSRMLVPSPKHNIPSQKPSLKFLIYGRTGWIGGLLGKLCEKQGIPFEYGKGRLEQRSQLLDDIQTVKPTHVFNAAGVTGRPNVDWCETHKPETIRTNVVGTLTLADICREHDLLMINYATGCIFEYDATHPLGTGVGFKEEDKPNFTGSFYSKTKAVVEELLREFDNVCTLRVRMPISSDLSNPRNFITKITRYNKVVDISNSMTILDELLPVSIEMAKRNLRGIWNFTNPGVVSHNEILQMYKDYIDPNFNWVNFSLQEQAKVIVAPRSNNELDASKLKNEFPELLSIKDSLIKYVFEPNRKTIAWEHSN; encoded by the exons ATGGCTAATAAATACACGCCGAAGAACATCCTCATAACCGGAGCTGCTGGCTTCATTGCCTCCCATGTCTGCAACCGTCTCATCCGCAACTACCCGGACTACAAAATTGTGGTCCTTGACAAGCTTGATTACTGCTCAAGCTTGAAGAACCTGGACCCTTCACGCTCATCTCCCAACTTCAAGTTCATCAAGGGAGATATTGCAAGTGCTGATCTGGTTCATTTTATCCTACAGACTGAATTCATTGATACCATCATGCACTTTGCAGCCCAGACTCATGTTGACAACTCCTTCGGTAACAGTTTTGAGTTCACCAAAAACAACATTTATGGAACTCATGTTCTCCTGGAAGCTTGCAAAGTCACTGGCCAAATCAAGAGGTTCATCCATGTAAGCACGGATGAGGTTTACGGCGAGACGGATGAAGATGCTATGGTGGGAAACCATGAGGCTTCTCAGCTCCTCCCGACCAACCCATATTCCGCCACTAAAGCCGGAGCAGAGATGCTGGTAATGGCTTATGGACGCTCATATGGTCTGCCTGTGATAACTACACGAGGGAATAATGTTTATGGGACCAATCAGTTCCCTGAAAAACTGATTCCCAAGTTCATCCTACTGGCAATGAATGGAAAGATTCTTCCAATTCATGGGGATGGATCAAATGTGAGGAGTTATCTGTATTGTGAGGATGTTGCAGAGGCCTTTGAAGTCATTCTACACAGAGGTGAAGTTGGCCATGTGTACAACATAggcacaaagaaagaaagaagagtgATTGATGTGGCCAGGGATATTTGCAGGCTGTTTAACTTGGACCCTGAAAGCCAGATCAAGTTCGTGGAGAATCGTCCTTTCAATGACCAAAGATATTTCTTGGATGATCAAAAGCTGAAAAGCTTGGGATGGTATGAAAGAACCACATGGGAGGAAGGTCTCAAGAAAACTATGGAATGGTATGTTAGCAACCCTGATTGGTGGGGTGATGTCTCTGGTGCGCTGCTACCCCATCCTAGAATGCTCATGCTGCCTGGAATTGAAAGGCAATTCAATGCCCCTGATACGAGCAATTCGGGTTTAGGTTCGGCCCCTGTGACAAACAAGTTCAATCAAAGCAGGATGTTGGTTCCATCTCCAAAGCACAATATACCATCTCAAAAGCCATCTCTCAAGTTTTTGATTTACGGCAGAACAGGTTGGATAGGGGGACTTCTTGGGAAGCTCTGTGAGAAACAAGGCATACCTTTCGAGTACGGGAAAGGTCGGTTGGAGCAACGTTCACAGCTTTTGGATGATATCCAAACTGTTAAGCCAACCCATGTGTTCAATGCAGCTGGTGTGACGGGTAGACCAAATGTGGATTGGTGTGAAACTCATAAGCCCGAAACCATAAGAACCAATGTTGTCGGTACATTAACCTTGGCCGACATCTGCAGGGAACATGACCTCCTCATGATCAATTATGCTACTGGTTGTATCTTTGAATATGATGCCACTCATCCTTTAGGAACCGGAGTCGGTTTCAAGGAGGAAGATAAGCCCAATTTCACTGGTTCCTTCTATTCAAAAACCAAAGCCGTG GTTGAAGAGCTTTTGAGGGAATTTGACAATGTATGCACACTCAGAGTCCGGATGCCTATATCCTCAGATCTGAGCAACCCACGGAACTTTATCACAAAGATCACTCGATACAACAAGGTGGTTGACATTTCCAACAGCATGACCATATTAGATGAGCTTCTACCAGTTTCAATAGAGATGGCAAAAAGGAACTTGAGGGGCATATGGAACTTCACAAACCCTGGTGTTGTGAGCCACAATGAGATACTGCAAATGTACAAGGACTACATAGACCCAAATTTCAACTGGGTTAATTTCAGCTTGCAAGAACAGGCCAAGGTCATTGTTGCACCCAGGAGCAACAATGAACTCGATGCATCTAAGCTAAAGAATGAGTTCCCTGAGTTACTGTCTATCAAGGACTCACTCATCAAATATGTCTTTGAACCCAACAGGAAAACCATTGCTTGGGAACACTCAAACTAA
- the LOC107959673 gene encoding probable galacturonosyltransferase 15 isoform X2 — protein MLLGMEQKVQSAKKRELMYWYLASRGVPKSLHCLCLKLAEEYAVNAMARSCLPPPEHVSRLADTSFNHIVLLTDNVLAASVVISSTVENAANPEKLVFHIVTDKKTYSPMHAWFATNTLKSAVVEVKGLHQYDWSQEVNVGVKQMLEIHHLICSHYYNNLKENDLDYGGEHQNFLEALSPSCLSLMNHLRIYIPELFPELNKIVFLDDDVVVQHDISSLWTLDLNGKIVGAVVDSWCGENCCPGRKYKDYLNFSHPVIPSHLDQDSCAWLSGMNIFDLEAWRRSNITSSYHKWLKLSLNSGFTLWQPGVLPPSLLAFQGHVHPIDPLWQVAGLGYRSSSAGGQILEAAAVLHFNGPAKPWLEIGSPEVRSLWSRHVNFSNSFIQKCRVLH, from the exons ATG CTTTTAGGTATGGAGCAGAAGGTCCAGTCAGCAAAGAAGCGTGAGTTAATGTACTGGTATTTAGCTTCAAGGGGTGTTCCAAAGAGCCTACATTGCCTCTGCCTGAAATTGGCAGAAGAGTATGCTGTAAATGCAATGGCCCGCTCTTGTTTACCTCCTCCGGAACATGTTTCTCGCCTTGCTGACACATCCTTCAACCATATTGTGCTTCTGACTGACAATGTCCTGGCCGCCTCTGTTGTGATATCCTCTACAGTTGAAAATGCAGCCAATCCTGAAAAACTGGTGTTTCACATAGTAACAGACAAGAAAACGTACTCCCCAATGCATGCCTGGTTTGCAACAAATACGCTGAAATCAGCAGTAGTGGAAGTTAAGGGATTACATCAATATGATTGGTCTCAGGAGGTGAATGTTGGAGTTAAGCAGATGTTGGAAATACATCACTTGATTTGTAGTCATTACTACAATAATCTGAAAGAAAACGACCTTGATTATGGAGGAGAGCATCAAAATTTTTTGGAGGCTTTAAGCCCTAGCTGCCTGTCCCTTATGAATCATCTTCGCATTTATATCCCTGAa CTGTTTCCGGAACTCAACAAGATAGTATTCTTGGACGATGATGTTGTAGTACAACATGACATATCATCTTTGTGGACATTGGATCTCAATGGGAAAATCGTTGGTGCCGTCGTTGACTCATGGTGTGGAGAAAACTGCTGTCCAGGAAGGAAATACAAGGACTACTTGAATTTTTCACACCCCGTAATTCCATCTCACCTCGACCAAGATAGTTGTGCATGGCTTTCTGGTATGAACATCTTCGATCTTGAAGCCTGGAGGAGGAGCAACATCACATCTTCTTATCATAAATGGTTGAAACTC AGTCTCAACTCGGGGTTCACACTATGGCAACCAGGAGTGCTTCCGCCAAGCTTACTTGCTTTCCAAGGGCACGTGCATCCTATTGACCCTTTATGGCAAGTGGCTGGTTTAGGGTATCGTTCCTCATCTGCTGGAGGACAGATATTAGAGGCTGCTGCTGTTTTGCATTTCAATGGCCCTGCCAAGCCATGGCTTGAGATCGGTTCTCCAGAAGTACGAAGCCTGTGGAGTAGACATGTAAATTTCTCGAACAGCTTTATCCAGAAATGTAGGGTTTTGCATTAG
- the LOC107959674 gene encoding agamous-like MADS-box protein MADS1 isoform X5: protein MEFPNLDPESSSQKKMGRGKIEIKRIENTTNRQVTFCKRRNGLLKKAYELSVLCDAEVALIVFSSRGRLYEYANNSVRATIERYKKACSDATTPGSVAEANIQFYQQEATKLRRQIRDVQNMNRHILGEALSSLTFKELKNLEGRLEKGICRIRSKKIAENERAQQQSNQLIQAASSYNRNFLPVNLLEPSNNDYSNQDQTPLQLV, encoded by the exons ATGGAGTTCCCTAATCTAGACCCAGAAAGCTCTTCCCAGAAAAAAATGGGAAGAGGCAAAATCGAGATTAAGCGGATCGAGAACACCACTAATCGACAAGTTACCTTCTGCAAGCGCCGCAATGGACTGCTCAAAAAGGCCTATGAATTATCTGTTCTTTGTGATGCTGAGGTGGCTCTCATAGTCTTCTCCAGCCGTGGCCGTCTCTATGAATATGCTAACAACAG TGTGAGAGCAACAATTGAGAGATACAAGAAAGCATGCTCAGATGCAACAACTCCAGGGTCTGTGGCTGAAGCCAACATTCAG TTCTACCAGCAAGAAGCAACCAAACTCCGACGACAAATTCGTGATGTTCAGAACATGAACAG GCATATCCTTGGAGAGGCTCTGAGCTCATTGACCTTTAAGGAACTCAAGAACCTTGAAGGCAGGCTGGAGAAAGGCATTTGTAGAATCAGATCCAAAAAG ATAGCTGAAAATGAAAGAGCGCAACAACAATCAAACCAGCTGATACAAGCAGCCTCCTCCTACAATCGCAACTTTCTGCCAGTAAACCTGCTGGAACCCAGTAATAATGATTACTCCAACCAAGACCAAACTCCTCTTCAACTTGTATAA
- the LOC107959674 gene encoding agamous-like MADS-box protein MADS1 isoform X1 gives MEFPNLDPESSSQKKMGRGKIEIKRIENTTNRQVTFCKRRNGLLKKAYELSVLCDAEVALIVFSSRGRLYEYANNSVRATIERYKKACSDATTPGSVAEANIQFYQQEATKLRRQIRDVQNMNRHILGEALSSLTFKELKNLEGRLEKGICRIRSKKVFVLNELLFAEIGFMQKREVELQNDNMYLRAKIAENERAQQQSNQLIQAASSYNRNFLPVNLLEPSNNDYSNQDQTPLQLV, from the exons ATGGAGTTCCCTAATCTAGACCCAGAAAGCTCTTCCCAGAAAAAAATGGGAAGAGGCAAAATCGAGATTAAGCGGATCGAGAACACCACTAATCGACAAGTTACCTTCTGCAAGCGCCGCAATGGACTGCTCAAAAAGGCCTATGAATTATCTGTTCTTTGTGATGCTGAGGTGGCTCTCATAGTCTTCTCCAGCCGTGGCCGTCTCTATGAATATGCTAACAACAG TGTGAGAGCAACAATTGAGAGATACAAGAAAGCATGCTCAGATGCAACAACTCCAGGGTCTGTGGCTGAAGCCAACATTCAG TTCTACCAGCAAGAAGCAACCAAACTCCGACGACAAATTCGTGATGTTCAGAACATGAACAG GCATATCCTTGGAGAGGCTCTGAGCTCATTGACCTTTAAGGAACTCAAGAACCTTGAAGGCAGGCTGGAGAAAGGCATTTGTAGAATCAGATCCAAAAAGGTTTTTGTTTTG AACGAATTACTGTTTGCAGAAATTGGATTCATGCAAAAGAGG GAAGTTGAACTGCAGAACGATAACATGTACCTGCGAGCAAAA ATAGCTGAAAATGAAAGAGCGCAACAACAATCAAACCAGCTGATACAAGCAGCCTCCTCCTACAATCGCAACTTTCTGCCAGTAAACCTGCTGGAACCCAGTAATAATGATTACTCCAACCAAGACCAAACTCCTCTTCAACTTGTATAA
- the LOC107959674 gene encoding agamous-like MADS-box protein MADS1 isoform X4 — protein sequence MEFPNLDPESSSQKKMGRGKIEIKRIENTTNRQVTFCKRRNGLLKKAYELSVLCDAEVALIVFSSRGRLYEYANNSVRATIERYKKACSDATTPGSVAEANIQFYQQEATKLRRQIRDVQNMNRHILGEALSSLTFKELKNLEGRLEKGICRIRSKKNELLFAEIGFMQKRIAENERAQQQSNQLIQAASSYNRNFLPVNLLEPSNNDYSNQDQTPLQLV from the exons ATGGAGTTCCCTAATCTAGACCCAGAAAGCTCTTCCCAGAAAAAAATGGGAAGAGGCAAAATCGAGATTAAGCGGATCGAGAACACCACTAATCGACAAGTTACCTTCTGCAAGCGCCGCAATGGACTGCTCAAAAAGGCCTATGAATTATCTGTTCTTTGTGATGCTGAGGTGGCTCTCATAGTCTTCTCCAGCCGTGGCCGTCTCTATGAATATGCTAACAACAG TGTGAGAGCAACAATTGAGAGATACAAGAAAGCATGCTCAGATGCAACAACTCCAGGGTCTGTGGCTGAAGCCAACATTCAG TTCTACCAGCAAGAAGCAACCAAACTCCGACGACAAATTCGTGATGTTCAGAACATGAACAG GCATATCCTTGGAGAGGCTCTGAGCTCATTGACCTTTAAGGAACTCAAGAACCTTGAAGGCAGGCTGGAGAAAGGCATTTGTAGAATCAGATCCAAAAAG AACGAATTACTGTTTGCAGAAATTGGATTCATGCAAAAGAGG ATAGCTGAAAATGAAAGAGCGCAACAACAATCAAACCAGCTGATACAAGCAGCCTCCTCCTACAATCGCAACTTTCTGCCAGTAAACCTGCTGGAACCCAGTAATAATGATTACTCCAACCAAGACCAAACTCCTCTTCAACTTGTATAA